A single Paenibacillus kribbensis DNA region contains:
- the queF gene encoding preQ(1) synthase, translating to MTGRKPEEMTDVTLLGNQGTQYTFAYDPAILESFDNKHPYRDYFVKFNCPEFTSLCPITGQPDFATIYISYIPDIKMVESKSLKLYLFSFRNHGDFHEDCVNIIMNDLIKLMDPRYIEVWGKFTPRGGISIDPYTNYGKPGTKYEQMAEHRMMNHDMYPETVDNR from the coding sequence ATGACCGGAAGAAAACCTGAAGAAATGACCGACGTTACTCTGCTTGGCAATCAAGGCACACAATACACCTTTGCCTATGATCCCGCCATTCTCGAAAGCTTTGATAATAAACACCCGTACCGCGATTATTTTGTAAAATTCAATTGTCCGGAGTTTACCAGCCTGTGTCCGATTACAGGACAGCCTGATTTTGCAACTATCTACATCAGCTACATTCCCGATATTAAAATGGTAGAAAGTAAATCCCTCAAGCTGTACCTGTTCAGCTTCCGCAACCACGGCGATTTCCACGAGGACTGCGTCAACATCATCATGAATGACCTGATCAAGCTGATGGACCCGCGTTATATCGAAGTGTGGGGCAAGTTCACGCCGCGCGGCGGCATCTCCATTGATCCCTATACCAACTACGGCAAACCGGGAACCAAGTATGAGCAAATGGCCGAGCATCGCATGATGAATCATGATATGTACCCGGAAACCGTAGATAACCGCTAG
- a CDS encoding AraC family transcriptional regulator: protein MKKIYEHIEIDRRKMINLFMFQSTDTERVIPMHFHSNMELIYCTSGSLKVWHEGKITILMEKDALFINSNVPHSTQSITENQVVVLQFPDTFFANEQVIIQLNTQEKPVEEPILSKLRELFMDIYNLHISKGKYDYILEQSRIIELKYLLVNHFSQATGIPPEVFSEKQRKIKTIMDFIKEHYTENISLSKTARICGYSEAYLSRMFHEYTGQTFTEYKQILCLEKAIDLLETTNKSLTEISYEAGFPNEKSFRKAFKEVMGKTPYEYKKSKFDLSV from the coding sequence ATGAAAAAAATATATGAGCATATTGAAATAGACAGAAGAAAAATGATTAACCTCTTTATGTTTCAATCGACAGATACAGAAAGAGTCATCCCCATGCATTTTCACAGCAATATGGAATTAATCTACTGTACAAGTGGAAGTCTCAAGGTGTGGCATGAAGGAAAAATAACCATTTTGATGGAGAAGGATGCACTGTTTATTAATAGCAATGTGCCGCATTCCACACAGAGCATTACGGAAAATCAAGTCGTTGTATTGCAATTTCCAGACACTTTTTTTGCCAATGAACAAGTAATCATCCAATTAAACACGCAAGAGAAACCCGTTGAAGAACCTATACTTTCTAAATTAAGAGAGTTGTTTATGGATATATATAACTTGCATATTTCTAAAGGCAAATATGACTATATTTTAGAGCAAAGCCGAATTATTGAGCTTAAATATTTGCTCGTTAATCATTTTAGCCAGGCAACAGGCATACCACCGGAGGTATTTAGTGAAAAGCAGCGAAAGATAAAGACAATCATGGATTTTATTAAAGAGCATTATACTGAAAATATTAGCTTGTCGAAAACAGCTCGAATCTGCGGTTATTCGGAGGCCTATTTGTCGAGAATGTTTCATGAATATACAGGTCAGACGTTTACGGAGTACAAGCAAATTCTTTGTTTGGAAAAGGCAATCGATTTATTGGAAACAACCAATAAGTCACTTACAGAAATTTCTTACGAGGCCGGGTTTCCCAACGAGAAATCTTTTAGAAAAGCTTTTAAGGAAGTTATGGGTAAAACGCCTTATGAATACAAAAAATCAAAATTTGATCTGAGTGTGTAA
- a CDS encoding glycoside hydrolase family 32 protein, with amino-acid sequence MNKSDSYNLKYHITPPYGLLNDPNGLAFFNHQYHVFYQWNPKGTEHKHKCWGHVVSSDLVHWQRKSVALEPSEWYDKDGIYSGGAIVHNEQLYLFYTGNVVRDDGVKESYQCAAVSEDGEHFQKIGPLFEHPKGYTRHVRDPKVWRDHNGDWWLIVGGQREDMTGDTLIYKSTDLSNWECQGSFFEHDNKFGYMWECPDVLNFAENDIFVFSPQGLPEVGEYYKNPNQSGYIVGKLLETGKFSGNLSDFKELDRGFDFYAPQSFRVNDRIIMFGWMSAMNEETERAVPTIQEGWIHALTLPREIVLINGVLYQKPLPELQLLRLDGAHYKGNIRSGGWLLPSLQVEFIVHFSMLTQNFKMIIRNAVQIDYNSEENSLTVWRTNWLTNQKEYRKATLTNRLAGMQIFIESSSLEIFVNEGEEVFSLRYFLEDTEQRSVLLEAGDNEGEIKIYQLHECKA; translated from the coding sequence ATGAATAAAAGTGACAGTTATAATCTTAAATATCATATTACTCCTCCTTACGGGCTATTAAATGATCCTAATGGACTTGCCTTTTTCAATCATCAATACCATGTGTTCTATCAGTGGAATCCAAAAGGAACCGAACATAAACATAAATGCTGGGGCCATGTTGTTTCCAGTGATCTGGTGCATTGGCAAAGAAAAAGTGTCGCGCTGGAGCCTTCGGAATGGTATGACAAGGATGGCATTTATTCCGGCGGGGCCATAGTTCATAATGAACAGCTGTATCTGTTTTACACAGGAAATGTAGTCAGGGATGATGGAGTAAAAGAAAGCTATCAATGCGCAGCCGTTTCGGAGGATGGCGAGCATTTTCAAAAAATCGGCCCTTTGTTTGAACATCCCAAAGGTTATACCAGGCATGTCCGGGACCCGAAAGTATGGAGAGACCATAACGGGGATTGGTGGCTGATCGTTGGAGGCCAAAGAGAAGATATGACTGGAGATACGCTTATCTACAAATCCACAGATTTGTCCAATTGGGAATGCCAAGGCTCATTTTTTGAGCATGACAATAAGTTCGGATATATGTGGGAATGTCCGGATGTACTGAATTTTGCGGAAAATGATATTTTTGTTTTCTCTCCTCAGGGTTTACCGGAGGTAGGCGAATATTATAAAAATCCTAATCAATCGGGATATATTGTTGGGAAATTATTGGAGACAGGGAAATTCAGTGGAAACCTATCCGATTTTAAAGAGCTTGATCGAGGATTTGATTTTTATGCGCCACAATCGTTTAGGGTGAATGACAGAATCATTATGTTCGGATGGATGAGCGCCATGAATGAAGAAACAGAAAGGGCTGTTCCGACCATTCAGGAAGGCTGGATTCATGCATTGACTCTCCCTAGAGAAATAGTGCTGATTAACGGTGTGTTGTACCAGAAACCATTGCCGGAATTACAATTGTTAAGACTGGATGGCGCGCATTATAAGGGGAACATTCGAAGTGGTGGGTGGCTGCTGCCTTCTTTGCAAGTGGAATTCATTGTTCATTTTTCGATGCTTACACAAAACTTCAAAATGATAATAAGAAACGCTGTTCAAATTGACTATAATTCGGAAGAAAACAGTCTAACCGTATGGAGAACAAACTGGTTGACGAACCAGAAGGAGTACAGAAAAGCAACATTAACGAATAGACTCGCAGGAATGCAAATATTCATTGAAAGCTCAAGTCTGGAGATCTTTGTGAATGAAGGCGAGGAAGTGTTTTCTCTGCGTTATTTCCTGGAGGATACGGAACAACGCAGCGTGCTGCTTGAAGCAGGAGACAATGAAGGAGAAATTAAGATATATCAGCTGCATGAATGTAAAGCATAA